The genomic segment CggtcgggcgggggcgttcACGACGGATGGCGGCGACACGCAAGAGGCACCGCCACCACCGGTTGCCACGAACGCTAAGGGGTCcgatcgccgtcgctccgcgGGTATCGACATTGGGGGAGGAAACGTGTGCGGTGGgtcgcagcgcggcgctctcAACCTCGTCGGGAGTGCGGTCCAACGCgacacctcgcgcgcggcgcaaaCATCTCAGCGCGCtcccccgtcgacgaggaggtccaCGCGGCCCGTGTCCAAGACGCCGGCGCAGCCCAAGCCAAAGGCTGGCGCGAGgtccacgccgaggcggggcgagtccatcgccgcgccgacgaccgccgctccggcacccgcgacgggcgtgAAACGGCACCTCGGTTCCGATCGAAGCCCGGtttccgtcggcgtcgacttGGAGCCGgagcctcccgcgcctccgcccccaCGGGTGACCACCGGCGGCAGGGCCGCGCACCCGGCGGACGGGAGTCAGATGGTGGCCAacctcatcgacgacgtcgccgcgggtatGTTCGACGGGGGCGAGTCGCAACTGGACGACGGCTTTGACGGATTTCGGGTTCCCGATCCGGTGcagacggaggcggcggtcgccgcggtgcgagACGGCATGACCTCACCCGGAGGCGCCGGTCGTGGAAAGCGTCGAAGGGGTCCCGGGGAtacgacgccgagcgggaTGGTCGGGGgaatcggcggcggcgtgggggaGTCGCAGATGATGGAATCGCAGCAGATGATGGAGTCGCAGCAGATGGTTGggtacgccgacgacggtcCTCCCCGCGGCCGCTCGCATACATTCGGCGggggtcggggcggggcgagcggATTGGTGAACTCCCTCCTCGGTGCCGCGGGTAgaggcgcggggagcgcAACTCCAAGTGCGACGGCTTCAGGCTTACAGGCGGAAGACTGGGTGTGAGCAGACGAGAGATAGTGCTAGGCCATCTGGCCAGGGATTTTAACGCGACGGAGACACGTTGAAAGAATTTGTTGTTGGATACACGACGCTACTTGTCTATACACCGTTCAATGTGGTAGCTGCCCAACTTGCAGCTGCCACCCCCTCATGGCAGGACGTCATCAGCTCTCCTAATAGCATATCGAGAACTCTGGTCGGATTTTCGCGCCAGCAGCTCACCAACCTTTGATCCAGACGACGTTCTCGCCACGAGACACCCACTAAACCAACACCAGCACCCAGTGCAGCAGATTTaagcggcggtgacgacctCCTTCTCGGAAATGCGCTCGTAGAGCTCGCGCACCTTGAGGCCGCAGAGGGTCTGGAAGAGGCCGGTGCCGTTGTTGGAGCCGGGGCCGTTCTGGTACTTGAGCATCTGCTGGGTGATCTCACCGTAGAACTTGGTGGAGGTGTTGGAGAGGTGGGACTCGACGTagatgagctcctcgagcttgtcGAACTGGCCGTCCATCTCGAGGACGGagacctcctcgccgaagAAGGTGTCGGGGCCGTAGAAGAACTTGATGCCAGGGTAAGAGCAGGTGAGCTTGCGGCCGCAGGGGATCCAAGAAATGGTGGAGCCCTCGTCGAAGAGGTAGGGGGCGTCGAAGTTCTCGACACCCTCCTTCATGATCATGCGAACGCGGAGGATCTTGCCCTCGTTGTCGTCGGGGATGAGCTGGGTGGGGAGCACCTGGATCACGATGTCGGCATACTGCTTCTGGGGGTCGACGAACTCGTCGAAATCGGGCTTGCGCGCCTCGATGGAAGCCTTGATGGACTCGAGGGAGTGACCACGCTCGGCCATGTCACGCTGGATCTTCCAGGCGAacttgacgtcgtcggagaTGTCGAGGTAGATCTTGAAATCGAACatgtcgcggacgcgctcgtcggcgaaggGGTGGAGACCCTCGAGGATAAGGATGGAGGGGGACTCGATCTTCTCGGCGGGGTCGAAcacgccggtgacgtggtTGTAGATGGGCTTGTCGACCGCCTTGCCCTCCATGAGAGCCTTGGTCTGCTCGTACATGAGGTCTGTAGgggggggacggggagggggGCCTGGTCAGTTGAGGAATTTTGACAAGGCGGAATTTGCGATCGAGAATATCCCAAGGGGCGAGAGGTCTGGCGCGAGCTAGAGGGCGCCGGGTGAGCCTCGGGATCGCCATGAAGCGGCACGGAGTGTCGTCCGACGTCACGTCAACGCCGATGACGGTCGAAACGATCCGACCCGACGGCAATGAAGAGCCCGTTCCCGAGGCGAACCAccggctcggcgagggcagGGAGCCCGAGCCCCTGGCCAAGTGGATAAGCCCTAGGGGAATTGCGCGCATCGCGGAAAAATGAGGCCCACCCCggtggcgcgggcgtcgccccATGCGGTACG from the Micromonas commoda chromosome 8, complete sequence genome contains:
- the PRK gene encoding phosphoribulokinase chloroplast precursor (Phosphoribulokinase(PRK) is one of the enzymes specific to the Calvin's reductive pentose phosphate cycle which is the major route by which carbon dioxide is assimilated and reduced by autotrophic organisms. PRK catalyzes the ATP-dependent phosphorylation of ribulose 5-phosphate into ribulose 1,5-bisphosphate which is the substrate for RubisCO), coding for MASMTMSAACAQPLAARKFQGSRVSGKSVVRAAKRNVTVKAERDGPVLIGLAADSGCGKSTFMRRMTSLFGGKATPPEGGNPDSNTLISDSTTVLCLDDYHLNDRNGRKESGLTALNLKEQNFDLMYEQTKALMEGKAVDKPIYNHVTGVFDPAEKIESPSILILEGLHPFADERVRDMFDFKIYLDISDDVKFAWKIQRDMAERGHSLESIKASIEARKPDFDEFVDPQKQYADIVIQVLPTQLIPDDNEGKILRVRMIMKEGVENFDAPYLFDEGSTISWIPCGRKLTCSYPGIKFFYGPDTFFGEEVSVLEMDGQFDKLEELIYVESHLSNTSTKFYGEITQQMLKYQNGPGSNNGTGLFQTLCGLKVRELYERISEKEVVTAA